A window of Methylomonas sp. 11b genomic DNA:
CTCAATATGAACTTGGACATAAGCGCGCTTTATCGCCTGCATTGCAAGGAGCTGTTGCATCACCTGCTGCGCATAGTCAAATGCCAGGAAACCGCAGAAGATCTGGTGCAAGAAAGTTATCTGATTTTGGCCCGCACCGCCAATGCCACGGCAATCGCAAGCCCGCGCAGCTTTTTATATCGGACCGCTAGCAATCTGGCTCTTGATCATCTGCGCCACAATAAAATCGTCGAACGCCATCAGGAAGCGGCTCCGCTCGTGGAAGAACCACAACAGCCCGGCGCAGAAAGCGCAATTGCCAGCCAGCAATGCCGGACCTTGTTGTACCAAACCATCGCCGAACTGCCGCCGCGTTGTCGGGATGCATTTATCCTGCATAAAATTCGCGGTCTTAGTTATCGGGAAGTGGCTGGTGTGCTGGATATTTCCGAAAGCGCAGTGGAAAAGCACATCGTCAAAGGCTTGGTGCACTGTCGAAAGCAGCGTGCGCAACTGGCAATCGCGTTTCTGCCAACCCCAAGTTGTCGGCAATCGGAGTACTACAGAGCAGCCAGCTAAAGGCTGACAAGCCTTGCGCCGGGCGAGTTTACAAATCAAGTCCTCTCAAGTTAAAAAGATGATTCATTTTCTTCTACCCATGGTCGCCCAATGCATACTATCAAGGTCTTTCTCACCATAATCGGCGGGCTGCTTTTGCTTTTTATAGGCGCACACAACGCATTTGCCAAACCGCCGCATGCGTTGCGGATTAGCGAACTGCAAATCCCGGCCAGTGGTGTCAGCCAGCAACACCATCTGGCACAGACCGCCACCGGCGAGTTAATCGTCAGTTGGGTGGAAACCGACGGCGTTAGCAGCACCGCTAAATTTGCCATACTGGAAAAACAGGGCTGGAGCATGCCGTTAACGGTGATCAAGGTCGAGGGTAAATTGGCCGACCCACCGGT
This region includes:
- a CDS encoding RNA polymerase sigma factor codes for the protein MNLDISALYRLHCKELLHHLLRIVKCQETAEDLVQESYLILARTANATAIASPRSFLYRTASNLALDHLRHNKIVERHQEAAPLVEEPQQPGAESAIASQQCRTLLYQTIAELPPRCRDAFILHKIRGLSYREVAGVLDISESAVEKHIVKGLVHCRKQRAQLAIAFLPTPSCRQSEYYRAAS